One stretch of Armatimonadota bacterium DNA includes these proteins:
- a CDS encoding cupredoxin domain-containing protein, with protein sequence MEALDRVLIRYTWFVALLTLAGVVAVAIQLGAQRTTGGALPTPEPAPAVQRVEVTLREFKFEPARLEVPAGRMVLVVRNEGLIPHDLSIPGLGKKTEYIAPKKEATLELELRPGTYPFECTVSGHREAGMHGTLVVR encoded by the coding sequence ATGGAAGCGCTTGACCGCGTCCTCATCCGCTACACCTGGTTTGTGGCGCTCCTCACCCTGGCCGGCGTGGTGGCGGTGGCGATACAGCTCGGTGCCCAGCGGACCACGGGGGGCGCTCTTCCCACCCCTGAGCCCGCCCCCGCGGTCCAGCGTGTGGAGGTGACCTTGCGGGAGTTCAAGTTCGAGCCCGCGCGGTTGGAGGTGCCCGCGGGCCGGATGGTGCTCGTGGTCCGCAACGAGGGCCTGATCCCCCATGATCTCTCCATCCCGGGCCTCGGGAAGAAGACGGAGTACATCGCGCCCAAGAAGGAGGCGACCCTGGAGCTCGAGCTGCGGCCGGGCACGTACCCCTTTGAGTGCACGGTGAGCGGGCACAGGGAGGCGGGGATGCACGGGACGCTGGTGGTGCGGTAA
- a CDS encoding FAD/NAD(P)-binding oxidoreductase has product MQRVVILGGGSGGVVAAKRLADWSRPGEVEVVLIDRNPWHEYRPSYLWVMTGKREPDAVRRPLKLLEARHGTRVVQATVTRIDPDARSVETDAGSFTYDFLIVALGAVLREDPRTQGSEGPWELEHAVRLRERLRNFRGGHVVVGPVEWPYRCPPAPFEVAFLLRYLADQRHISDRTRITVIHPWQQPMEAFGPLMVEGFCRFLEQFRVEFQGGFQLAEHDPDSRGLRASDGRALEYDLAILIPPHAPPDPVRTSPLAGPGGYMDVTLPSMASPRYPEVFGIGDVVAPTIGLGMAGVFAHFQADHVASQILDRIRGAYLGELYNMVGVCVMDTGYMGAAVWCDFTDKLYGRSPYPDCRLLGGMRLFRAVKVGFERMWFASLFGA; this is encoded by the coding sequence ATGCAACGAGTGGTGATCCTGGGAGGGGGAAGCGGAGGGGTCGTGGCCGCCAAACGGCTCGCGGACTGGTCCCGGCCGGGGGAAGTAGAGGTGGTGCTCATAGACCGCAATCCTTGGCACGAGTACCGGCCCAGCTACCTGTGGGTGATGACCGGGAAGCGCGAGCCGGACGCGGTGCGGCGCCCGTTGAAGCTGCTGGAGGCGCGGCACGGCACCCGGGTGGTCCAGGCCACGGTGACCCGCATCGACCCGGATGCCCGTTCGGTGGAGACGGATGCGGGGAGCTTCACGTACGACTTCCTCATCGTGGCCCTGGGCGCGGTGCTGCGGGAGGACCCTCGCACGCAGGGGTCCGAAGGGCCATGGGAGCTGGAGCACGCGGTGCGGCTGCGGGAGCGACTGCGGAATTTCCGCGGCGGGCACGTGGTGGTGGGCCCTGTGGAGTGGCCCTACCGGTGTCCACCCGCGCCCTTCGAGGTGGCCTTCCTGCTGCGGTACCTCGCGGACCAGCGCCACATCTCCGACCGCACCCGCATCACCGTGATCCACCCCTGGCAGCAGCCCATGGAGGCCTTCGGTCCCCTGATGGTGGAGGGATTCTGTAGGTTTTTAGAGCAGTTCCGGGTGGAGTTCCAGGGTGGGTTCCAGCTCGCGGAGCACGATCCCGACAGCCGCGGGCTGCGTGCGTCGGACGGCCGGGCCCTGGAGTACGACCTGGCCATCCTGATTCCGCCGCATGCGCCGCCCGATCCCGTACGCACCTCTCCCCTCGCGGGTCCCGGGGGCTACATGGACGTCACGCTGCCGAGCATGGCCTCGCCGCGTTATCCTGAAGTATTCGGGATCGGCGATGTGGTGGCTCCCACCATCGGGCTGGGCATGGCCGGGGTGTTCGCCCACTTCCAGGCGGATCACGTGGCAAGCCAGATCCTCGACCGCATCCGGGGTGCCTACCTAGGCGAGCTGTACAACATGGTGGGGGTGTGCGTGATGGACACGGGATACATGGGGGCTGCGGTGTGGTGTGACTTCACGGATAAGCTGTACGGTCGCTCCCCGTATCCGGACTGCCGGCTGCTGGGAGGGATGCGCCTATTTCGGGCGGTGAAGGTGGGGTTCGAGCGCATGTGGTTTGCGAGCCTGTTCGGCGCGTAG
- a CDS encoding DUF2892 domain-containing protein yields MRNVGRVDRILRAVLGVVLAILAFRTTGVWVWIAGFAAAVALLTAAVGYCPLYGLLGIRTCPAETPRATG; encoded by the coding sequence ATGCGGAACGTGGGGCGTGTGGATCGGATCCTCCGAGCCGTCCTGGGCGTAGTCCTTGCGATCCTGGCCTTCCGCACGACAGGCGTCTGGGTCTGGATCGCCGGGTTCGCGGCCGCGGTGGCGCTGCTCACCGCGGCGGTGGGCTACTGCCCCCTCTATGGACTCCTGGGCATCCGGACCTGCCCGGCGGAGACACCTCGGGCCACGGGTTAG
- a CDS encoding cupin domain-containing protein, with protein MTTDSLWFLDTLVTVRVSWAENADHISVLEHRAPAGDSPPLHVHHTEDEVFCILEGALRLHVGGEDRTVGAGQVLLAPKGIAHTYRVESPDGARWLTVTAQRDFENFVRAMARPAPRPELPPPSGPPTPEAAEALMETARRFGIEIVGPPLG; from the coding sequence ATGACAACCGACTCCCTGTGGTTTTTGGACACCCTGGTTACCGTGCGGGTCAGCTGGGCGGAGAACGCCGACCACATCTCGGTCCTTGAGCACCGGGCCCCTGCAGGGGACTCCCCACCCCTGCACGTGCACCACACCGAGGACGAGGTCTTCTGCATCCTGGAAGGGGCCCTCCGCTTACACGTGGGCGGGGAGGATCGGACGGTAGGTGCCGGACAGGTTCTGCTCGCGCCCAAGGGCATCGCGCACACCTACCGGGTCGAGTCGCCCGACGGCGCGCGGTGGCTCACGGTCACCGCGCAGCGGGACTTCGAGAACTTCGTGCGGGCGATGGCGCGGCCCGCCCCGCGTCCTGAACTGCCGCCTCCGTCCGGGCCCCCCACCCCGGAGGCCGCAGAGGCACTCATGGAGACCGCACGCCGGTTCGGGATCGAGATCGTGGGACCGCCCCTCGGATAG